A window of the Bacillus sp. A301a_S52 genome harbors these coding sequences:
- the disA gene encoding DNA integrity scanning protein DisA, translating to MDHQSLNYKAGFIANVLKLVAPGTALREGIDNVLRAKTGGLIVLGYTNEMVPIVDGGFFINSDFSPAYLYELAKMDGAIILSEDGSRILYANTQLVPDNTIESTETGIRHRTAQRVATQTGNLVISISQRRNVITLYQGEHRYALKDIGVILTKANQAIQTLEKYKSVLDQSITNLGALELEELVTFQEVSQVMHRIEMVLRIKGEILNYVNELGNEGRLISMQLEELVLNTETEALLLIRDYMKDDKLDPEEVLLKLKRLSTDELLDDQVIVKLLGYSRVANLAEQTVHPRGYRILNKIPRIPPMVIDNLIASFNELPFILRATIDELDDVDGIGEARAKKIKDGLVRIQEQLFIDRHI from the coding sequence GTGGATCACCAAAGTTTGAACTATAAAGCCGGCTTTATCGCCAATGTACTAAAGCTGGTAGCGCCAGGAACAGCTTTACGAGAGGGTATCGATAATGTACTACGAGCAAAAACGGGTGGGTTAATTGTCTTAGGCTACACCAATGAGATGGTACCGATTGTGGATGGTGGATTTTTTATAAACAGTGATTTCTCTCCTGCTTACCTCTATGAGCTGGCAAAAATGGATGGTGCGATTATCCTAAGTGAAGATGGAAGCAGAATCCTCTATGCAAATACCCAACTTGTGCCGGATAATACAATAGAGTCCACAGAGACGGGGATTAGACATAGGACGGCTCAACGCGTGGCAACACAAACTGGTAATCTTGTGATATCTATTTCGCAAAGACGAAACGTCATTACCCTTTATCAAGGTGAGCATCGGTATGCTTTAAAAGATATAGGTGTCATCCTTACAAAAGCTAATCAAGCCATTCAGACACTTGAAAAGTACAAGTCGGTTCTCGACCAGAGTATTACAAATTTAGGAGCTTTAGAACTTGAGGAATTAGTCACATTTCAGGAAGTCTCTCAAGTGATGCACCGGATTGAGATGGTATTGCGTATTAAAGGCGAAATTCTAAACTACGTGAACGAGCTTGGTAATGAAGGACGTCTCATTTCGATGCAACTAGAAGAACTCGTTTTAAATACTGAAACGGAAGCATTGCTACTAATTAGAGATTATATGAAAGATGATAAATTGGACCCTGAAGAAGTTTTATTAAAATTAAAACGGTTATCCACTGACGAGTTGCTCGATGATCAAGTGATAGTAAAGCTACTCGGATACAGTCGGGTGGCGAATTTAGCTGAGCAGACGGTTCATCCACGTGGCTATCGTATCCTTAACAAAATCCCTAGAATCCCTCCGATGGTCATAGACAACTTGATTGCCAGTTTTAATGAATTACCTTTTATTTTACGAGCAACCATTGATGAGTTGGATGATGTCGATGGTATTGGAGAAGCGAGAGCTAAAAAAATAAAAGATGGACTCGTTCGGATCCAAGAACAACTATTTATAGACCGACATATTTAA
- the radA gene encoding DNA repair protein RadA, which yields MAKRKTKFVCQDCGYESTRWMGKCPGCQNWNTLVEEIESDSSAPKRGFSTGEKRTVKPEPITAIERTEEPRISTYINELNRVLGGGIVPGSLVLVGGDPGIGKSTLLLQVSSTLSERKQRVLYISGEESTKQTKLRADRLGIGNDQLFVLAETDVDNIEKVIEEMKPSLVIIDSIQTVYLESITSAPGSVSQVRECTSAFMRIAKTKGIAIFLVGHVTKQGSIAGPRILEHMVDSVLYFEGERHHTYRILRAVKNRFGSTNEIGIFEMKEEGLEEVLNPSEIFLEERSTGAAGSAVVASMEGTRPVLVEIQSLISPTSFGNPRRMATGIDHNRISLIMAVLEKRVGMMLQNHDAYVKVAGGVRLDEPSIDLAIAVSIASSFRDASTAPADAIVGEVGLTGEVRRVTRIEQRVTEAAKLGFKRVIIPKKNEGGWTVPSNIEVTGVSSVNEAIDVTLGGVSSGSPKFEL from the coding sequence ATGGCGAAGAGAAAAACTAAATTCGTGTGTCAAGATTGTGGTTACGAATCCACCCGATGGATGGGGAAATGTCCTGGCTGCCAAAACTGGAATACACTCGTTGAAGAAATTGAATCAGATTCATCGGCCCCAAAACGTGGATTCTCAACAGGAGAAAAACGAACGGTAAAACCTGAACCTATTACAGCTATTGAACGTACCGAAGAACCTCGTATAAGCACTTATATTAATGAATTAAACCGTGTACTAGGTGGCGGAATTGTTCCTGGATCACTTGTTTTAGTTGGAGGCGATCCGGGTATTGGAAAATCGACGCTTTTATTGCAAGTTTCCTCTACTCTTTCCGAACGTAAACAACGCGTCCTCTACATTTCTGGTGAAGAATCAACAAAGCAGACGAAACTACGTGCTGACCGACTTGGCATCGGAAATGATCAATTATTTGTTTTAGCAGAAACAGATGTAGACAACATTGAAAAAGTGATCGAAGAAATGAAGCCATCATTAGTTATAATTGATTCTATCCAAACCGTATACTTAGAAAGTATCACAAGTGCTCCTGGGAGTGTTTCTCAAGTAAGAGAATGTACGTCAGCATTTATGCGTATTGCAAAAACAAAGGGCATTGCCATTTTTCTTGTAGGACATGTCACGAAACAAGGCTCAATTGCAGGTCCTCGTATTCTCGAACATATGGTTGACTCTGTTTTATATTTCGAAGGCGAACGTCATCATACGTACCGTATACTTCGCGCAGTGAAAAATCGTTTCGGGTCCACAAATGAAATTGGTATTTTTGAAATGAAAGAAGAAGGACTTGAAGAAGTCTTAAACCCGTCGGAGATATTTCTGGAAGAACGGTCAACAGGGGCAGCTGGCTCAGCAGTGGTGGCTTCTATGGAAGGGACGCGACCGGTCTTAGTAGAAATACAATCACTTATTTCACCTACAAGCTTCGGTAATCCTCGTCGCATGGCAACAGGTATTGACCATAATCGAATTTCTCTTATCATGGCTGTACTTGAGAAAAGAGTAGGAATGATGCTTCAGAATCACGATGCTTATGTCAAAGTAGCAGGAGGGGTCAGGCTTGATGAGCCCTCCATTGACTTGGCTATAGCGGTCTCCATTGCTTCGAGCTTCCGTGATGCATCAACCGCTCCAGCAGATGCGATTGTAGGGGAAGTAGGACTAACCGGTGAAGTGAGAAGAGTGACACGGATTGAACAACGGGTTACTGAAGCGGCAAAACTTGGATTTAAACGTGTGATCATTCCTAAAAAAAATGAAGGGGGTTGGACGGTCCCTTCAAATATAGAAGTAACGGGTGTAAGTAGTGTGAATGAAGCGATTGACGTGACTTTAGGAGGGGTATCCAGTGGATCACCAAAGTTTGAACTATAA